TCAATACTCTTGATAAAATCAAAGAATCCCTAACAGCTTAGATGTTGTCGGGGACTCTTTGTTGATTTACCAATTTACAATTCGGTCTACTATCTTCTGTTGTTCACTTGCAGTTTTTCGAAGGTAGATTCTTGTGGTTTCAATACTTTCATGCCCCATGAGGTCAGCAAGGAGGGCAATATCATTGTAACGGTCAAGGAAGTTCTTAGCAAAACGGTGACGGAAGGAATGAGGATAGACTACTTTTTTGTCAAGTCCATATTTCTGAGCAAAATGTTTAAGTTGCTGTGATATTCCGCGAGTTGTTATCCGTTCTCCATATTTATTGAGGAACAGATAACCAGATTTGATGTTTCTACTCTCTATCCATGTTTTCGCTTCCACACAAAGAGACTTCGGGATATACAAACGACGCAACTTGCCACCTTTGCTATAGATGTCGAGATACCCCATTTCCACATGCTCTGCTTTTATCTGCAACAATTCGCTTACCCTTGCACCAGTCGCTGCCATAAACCATACCACGAAGTACCATTCAGTATGGCCATCCTCCTTCAGCTTCCTTTTCAGGAATTTGTAGTCAGCGTTGCTAATGACGTTCTCCAGAAAGTTCTTTTGCTGCACCTTGACAAACTTCACTTTCAATTTGTCTTGCTTGCAGAACTCCAGGAACTTGTTAATACCTTGCAGACGAAGATTGACAGTCTGCGGTTTGAAATGCTCTACCAAATAGCCTTTGTAGGCTAAGAGGTTTTTCTTGTTCACCTCTCCGTATGTGGAAAGGTAATAATTGACCGTCCAAACATAAGAATTGACGGTGTTCCTAGCCAAGTCCGACTTGCTAAGGAATGTTTTGAACTTTGTTACCATATCATCATTTATTTAAATGAGTACAGTAACAATATAATAATGTACGGCTAACCCCCATTATCAGAAGTTACCTAATGGGTGGGCTATGACATCAATGCAAAACATCTGTCAACTTCGAGACGGAGAGAAGCGAAATGACAATCCAAGGATTAACCTTGATGTTAAATACTTGCGTGGTAAAAGCGAAGGAGAAATGGTAACAAGCGGAAAATATGTACCATCTGGTTCAACCATGA
This region of Prevotella sp. E13-27 genomic DNA includes:
- a CDS encoding tyrosine-type recombinase/integrase yields the protein MVTKFKTFLSKSDLARNTVNSYVWTVNYYLSTYGEVNKKNLLAYKGYLVEHFKPQTVNLRLQGINKFLEFCKQDKLKVKFVKVQQKNFLENVISNADYKFLKRKLKEDGHTEWYFVVWFMAATGARVSELLQIKAEHVEMGYLDIYSKGGKLRRLYIPKSLCVEAKTWIESRNIKSGYLFLNKYGERITTRGISQQLKHFAQKYGLDKKVVYPHSFRHRFAKNFLDRYNDIALLADLMGHESIETTRIYLRKTASEQQKIVDRIVNW